The Kitasatospora albolonga nucleotide sequence CCGGGCCGGGTGAGCAGGGTGTAGGCGATGTTGCCGAGTTCGTAGGTGGTGGTGTCCTGGCCGGTGATGAGCAGGACCATCGCCATGACGGCGAGTTCCTTGTCGTCGAGCAGTTCGTCGCCGTCGCGGGCGGTGGCCAGGGTGCTGATGAGGTCCTGGCCCGGGGAGCGGCGGCGCTCGGCGGTCAGCTCGGTGAAGTAGCCGCGCAGTTCGGCCTTGGCCCGTACGGCGTCCTCCTTGCCCGCCGCCCCGACGTTCATCATCGTCATGGCGTGGGCGCGGAGCCAGGGGCGGTCGGCCTCGGGGATGTCGAGCGCCTCGCAGATGGTGATGAGCGGCAGCGGCGAGGAGACCCGGGCGACGAAGTCGGCGGGTGAGCCCTCCGCCTCCATCCCGTCGAGCAGCCGGTCAACGACGCGCTGGGTGCCCGCCCGCATCTGCTCGACGCGGCGCGGGGTGAAGCTCTTGGCGACCAGGCTGCGCAGCCGGCTGCTGGCGGGCGGGTCCATGAGGTTGATGGACTCGGCCTGGACGATCGGTTCCGGGGTCATCCGGGGGAAGTCCCGGCCGAGTACGGCGGCGCGGCTGAAGCGCCGGTCGGTGGTGACCGTCCGGACGTCCTCGTACCGGGTGACGAGCCATGCCTCGTCCTCGCCGTACGCCATACGGATGCGGGAGACGGGCTCCTCGGTCAGCAGTTCCTTCAGCTGGGGGTCGAACTCCAGTTGGTGTGCGAAGTCGAAGGGGCAGCTCCGTACGGTTTCCCTGTCCTGCGCCGAGAGGCTCTGCGCCGGGGTGTTCCGCGCGGAGGGGTTCTGCGCCGAGGCGTGTCGGACCGAGGTGTTCTCCACCGAGGTTCTCCCAATGACCGGTTCGGGGGTGTCAGACCGTCCCGGCTCCGGGCCCGGGAACAGACCTCCCCTGTGTCCCCCGTCACCCTGCGAAACATGCAGTTACGCTCCGCAGTCAGCCGATAGGGGGTGCCCGGCGGGTCAGGACCGGACAGGCCGCGGCGTCTGGTGCGGTGCATCGCAAGGCGCCGGAGCGTCCTCATCGCGGAGCGATTCGGGCGTTTCGGCAACGCCGCGAGGTGCCGTGCCAGGCGTCGCGGGCCCGGTCCTGACCCGCCGGGCACCCCCTGGGGGTGCCCGCTCCCCCTGGTCAGCCGGTCAGGACGTGGTGGCGGCCGATCGGGAGCATCAGGGGCCGGCCCGAGACGGGGTCCTCGATGACGCGGCTCTCCAGGCCGAAGACCGCGCGGACGGTCTTCTCGGTCAGCACCTCGGCCGGGGTGCCGAAGGAGTGCAGCTTCCCGTCCGCGAGGGCGATGAGGTGGTCGGCGTACCGGGCGGCGAGGTTCAGGTCGTGGAGGACCATCACGATGGTGGTGCCGCGCGAGCGGTTGAGGTCGGTGAGCAGATCGAGGACCTCGATCTGGTGGCTGGCATCGAGGAAGGTGGTGGGCTCGTCGAGCAGGAGCAGGTCGGTCTGCTGGGCGAGGGCCATGGCGATCCAGACGCGCTGGCGCTGGCCGCCGGAGAGCTCGTCCACCGCTCGGTCGGCGAGCGGTTCGGTGGCCGTCGCCTCCAGCGCCGAGGCGACGGCGGCGTCGTCCTTCTCGTTCCAGCGGGAGAACATCGACTGGTGCGGGTGACGGCCCCGGCCGACGAGGTCGGAGACGGTGATGCCCTCGGGGGCCAGCGGGGACTGGGGCAGGAGGCCGAGCGTACGGGCCAGTTCCTTGGCGGGGAGGCGGTGCACCTCCTTGCCGTCCAGGACGACGCGGCCCTCGCGGGGTGCGAGGAGGCGGGACATCGAGCGCAGCAGGGTCGACTTGCCGCAGGCGTTGGCGCCGACGATGACCGTGATGGCGCCGGGCGGTACGGACAGGTCGAGCGAGGAGACGACCGTACGGTCTCCGTAGCCGAGCGTGAGGTGTTCGGCGGTCAGTTGGTGGTCGGTGGTCACAGCGAGCCTCCCGCCCGGTTGGTGCGGATGATCAGGTAGACGAGGTAGGGGGCGCCGAGGACGCCGGTGACGACGCCCACGGGGTAGCGCTCACCGAAGGCGAACTGGCCGGTGAAGTCCGCGACGAGAACCAGCAGCGCGCCGACGAGCCCGGCGGGCACCAGCAGGGAGCCGCCCGCGCCGACGATCCGGGCCGCGATGGGACCGGAGAGGAACGCCACGAACGCGATGGGTCCGGCAGCGGCCGTGGCGAAGGCGATGAGCCCGACGGCGGCCACGATCACGGTGATCCGGGTGCGTTCGACCCGTACGCCGAGGGCGGAGGCGGTGTCGTCGCCCAGTTGCATCGCGGAGAGGTTGCGGGACTGGCCGAGGAGGAGCGGGGTGAGGACGGCGGCCGCGGCGAGGGCGGGGACGACCTGGTCCCAGTCGGCGCCGTTGAGGCTGCCGGTCAGCCAGCGCATCGCCTCCTGGAGGTCCCATTCGGCGGCCTGGGACAGGGTGTAGGAGGTGATGCTGTCGAGCATCGCGGAGATCCCGATGCCGATGAGGATGAGCCGGGTGCCGACGACTCCGCCCCGGAACGCCAGGGA carries:
- a CDS encoding cytochrome gives rise to the protein MENTSVRHASAQNPSARNTPAQSLSAQDRETVRSCPFDFAHQLEFDPQLKELLTEEPVSRIRMAYGEDEAWLVTRYEDVRTVTTDRRFSRAAVLGRDFPRMTPEPIVQAESINLMDPPASSRLRSLVAKSFTPRRVEQMRAGTQRVVDRLLDGMEAEGSPADFVARVSSPLPLITICEALDIPEADRPWLRAHAMTMMNVGAAGKEDAVRAKAELRGYFTELTAERRRSPGQDLISTLATARDGDELLDDKELAVMAMVLLITGQDTTTYELGNIAYTLLTRPGLLKTLQTEPERLPRTIEELLRYIPFRKGVGIPRVATEDVELGGVTIRAGDLVHVSYLTANRDSAKFDRPDELDPDRPSIPHMTFGWGSHHCLGAPLATMELEVAFATLLARFPGLRLDAEPEDIRWNTTSIWRYPLALPVTW
- a CDS encoding iron dicitrate ABC transporter ATP-binding protein, producing MTTDHQLTAEHLTLGYGDRTVVSSLDLSVPPGAITVIVGANACGKSTLLRSMSRLLAPREGRVVLDGKEVHRLPAKELARTLGLLPQSPLAPEGITVSDLVGRGRHPHQSMFSRWNEKDDAAVASALEATATEPLADRAVDELSGGQRQRVWIAMALAQQTDLLLLDEPTTFLDASHQIEVLDLLTDLNRSRGTTIVMVLHDLNLAARYADHLIALADGKLHSFGTPAEVLTEKTVRAVFGLESRVIEDPVSGRPLMLPIGRHHVLTG
- a CDS encoding ABC transporter permease, producing MSAPAPARPAPHEAAPASVAAATRRRIRSASRRRLVILVLALLVLAAFAVTLMAGRTFYPPGDVLRVILGEQVPGASFTVGRLRLPRAVLALVAGFSFGLAGVTFQTMLRNPLASPDIIGISSGASAAAAIAIVTLSLDEVQVSVLAIAAGLGVALLVYSLAFRGGVVGTRLILIGIGISAMLDSITSYTLSQAAEWDLQEAMRWLTGSLNGADWDQVVPALAAAAVLTPLLLGQSRNLSAMQLGDDTASALGVRVERTRITVIVAAVGLIAFATAAAGPIAFVAFLSGPIAARIVGAGGSLLVPAGLVGALLVLVADFTGQFAFGERYPVGVVTGVLGAPYLVYLIIRTNRAGGSL